CTCGATTCGGGCGTCCTCGGTCGCCTCGACGCGGAGGAGACGGCCCTCTCGTTCGACTTCGTCGCCGACCTCGGGCACGCGCCCGAGGAGGCTGAAGACGAACCCGCCGATGGTCTCGACGTCGTCGCTCTCGAAGGCGGTGTTCAACCGGTCGTTCACGTGCTGAACCGGAACGCCGCCGTCGACGACGTACACGCCCTCCGAGCGCTTCTCGATGGACGGTTCCTCGGTCGGCGCGTCGAACTCGTCTCGGATGTCGCCGACGATCTCCTCGAGGACGTCCTCGATGGTGACGATACCCTCGAAGACGCCCCACTCGTCGATGACGACCGCCATCTGCCCCTCCCCGCGCGCTTGGAAGTCCGTGAGAATCTCGTCGATGCGGCGCGTCTCCGGCACCGCGAGCACCTCTCTGGCGAGGTCGCCGGCGGTCAGCGACTCGTCGGCCTCCCGTTCGTCCGCCCTGAGGAGGTCTTTCACGTGGACGAAGCCGACGACCTGGTCGCCGTCGTCCTCCAAGACGAGATAGCGGGTGAAGCGCCCGCGGGCGGCCACGGTCCGGAGTTCCGACAGCGGCATGGACGCTCGAATCGTCTCCACGTCGGGCCGCGGCACCATGATTTCGCGCGCGACGGTGTCGCCGAGTTCGAAGACGCTCTCTATCATCTCGACCTCCTCGAAGTCGATGCGGCCCGTCTCCTCCGAACGGGCGAGGATCATCCGAATCTCCTCTTCGGAGTGGCTCTCCTCGCCCTCCGAGGCGGGGGAGACGCCGAACAGGCGCGTGAAGCGGTTGGCGGTCCCGTTGAACACGATGATGCCGGGCATGAAGACGTAGTAGAAGAACTTCATCAACGGCGCGACGAGGAGCGAGATGCGCGTCGCCTCTTGGATGGCGAACGTCTTCGGCGCGAGTTCGCCGAAGACGACGTGGAGGAACGTGATGAACCCGAACCCGAGCGCGAACGCGACGAAGTGGACCGACCCTTCCGGGAGGTAGCTTCCGAGGACGGGTTCGATGAGCGCCGCCACGGCGGGTTCGCCGACCCATCCGAGGCCGAGCGAAGAGAGCGTGATTCCCAGTTGGCTCACCGCGAGGTAGCCGTCGAGGTTGTCGATGGCGTCCTGTACGAGCGAGGCACCCGCCTTCCCCTCCTCCGCCAGCGCGTCGATCTGCGTCGGACGGACCTTGACGAGCGCGAACTCCGCCGCGACGAACACGCCGTTCATCACGACGAGAAACAGCGCGAGAACGACGCCGCCGACGGATAGGAAGTCTACCATGCTGCTCTGCGGTACGATTGGGGTGCTTATCCGTCTTCTCAACGAGGCGTCGCGACGCTCCGACGAGCGTGCCGTGAGCAACCGTTAACATTACGGACGCTGTATGGTATCACATGTCGTATCAAAGTCGTCTCGGGACCACGACGCTGGACAGCCTCCGCGAACGGTACAACGAGACCCGAATGCGCTGTACGGCGTGCGGGTACCTCGACGCCGACGGGGAGTGGACGGCGGCGACGACGGGCGGCGAGATATCGTACGAGCACGTCTGTCCGAGTTGCGACCACGTCGACGAGGTGGTAATCAAACGGCAGACCGGGAAGGAGTAAACACGCCAGAATCGCTGAATTTCCGGGTACTGACCGTTTGGTGGGGCCGTGCTGAATAGAGGGCGCGAGTCGGTCGCGGGCCGGCACCCAGCATGAGAGAATTGAATCGCTCGGGACAGGGGAGCGACAGTTCATCAAATACAGAGGTAGCTTTGGTCTCTGCGTACGTGCTGACCACAGAGCGCGAGTCGGGGTACTGTGTGGCGCTCGATGGGAAAATCAAACCTGCCAGTACGGCATCTAAGCGAGATATTTCTTGGCCATCCACAGAATAAGCGCGAGAAAGGCTCCGAAGAAGAGCGGGGAGTCCGACAGTGGGAGAAAAAGGGCCGAGAAAGCGGTGAGAAGAACCACCAAAACCCACCATTTGAGCGTAGGGACGGCCTCCCTTGCTCCCTCGAGAAAACGAGAGACCATACGCATCGTTCGAGTGTATTGCATAAACGGATTCTGGTGGATACATCCTCCCTATTCAGCACTCGCCTCTTGGTAGTGGCCGGAGCGGTTTCTACGAGCGTGCCGAATAGTGAACACGAGTCGGTCACTCGAATGTCTCGGCTTCGTTGCTGCGCATGGACGTGCTACTTCACAACGGTCCCTCCGGGGACGAATCTCGATGTAAGTCATACGTTTGGTGTTGCATTAGAAAATATTCGACACACTATTGTTATATGTGCTTCCGTTGACAAGGTTATATGGACAAAAGGGCAGTGTTAGTTGGAGGGACAGTCAGCGCCTTATTGGCGCTTCTTTCTGTCCTGTTAGCTGGAATCGCCGCTGCTGGATTTTGGGGAACTGCTGCCGGAGTGATCGTCGCAGTCCGAGCAAGAGATACGACTGATGGATTGTTTGACGGAGCACTAGCGGGTCTCATCGGAGGTGTGGGTACTGTCGGTGTCGTTCTTCTACTGATGACCTTAGAGGCCTTCGTTCTCACAGGAAGCTGGAGTGCTTCAACATCTATTGGTGCTTATTTCTCCGTTGCGACGATGTTCATACTCATTCCGCTATTCGTATTCGAGGGGATGGTTACGGGTGCCATCGGTACGTACCTCCGAGAGAAAATGTCACAGCGGAAATCGACAATCGCCACGAAGTGAGTCGGTGATCTATCGAGTGTTATAGAACAACGGTCCGTTTGCACGCTGTTCTAGTCGGTTCACACACCTCGTTCAGTGTGGAACAAAGGACAACGGTCTGTCGAATATCGCCTCTAAATCGGTCACGGGGTCGTCATGGCTGCGATCTACGTCGAAGACCACGGGTTCACACCCTTCGAACGCTCCATCTCGTCGAATTCGGTGGTGACGCGATCGTCTCGAGCCACGAGACGTACGGCTCGGTTGCTCCACGACTCAACTCGAAGGCAGTCCAAGACGGGGGATAGTGTTTACCGACATCCCGCGGACGTGCTCTGGACTGCTGGATATGACGCTTTCCTTTGCTGAGCGACTCGTTTGCTCTAAGTAGCGTTATGAAGTGCCCAGACCTACTGTATAGTATATATAAAACTGCGTCAAGTATATCACGTGGAAGGGAACGTTATATCGTCACAGCCGAGACGTAGGGATGCGGTGAGAGCAAAACCACCATCAGTCACGGGGGGTCCCGTCCGCGAATCAACCATCAACCCGGCCCCGTCCTACGGTGAGTACAAGATGTCGCCGCGCACGTCCCGTCCGTACACGCTCATCGCGCTGTCGTTCCTCGTAGTTGTGCTGGTGAGTACTATCGTTGCCAGTCGATAGTACACCCCTCCACCGATTTGGTTTTTCGCTGTCGCCACCTCACCACGTTACGAGCCAGTAGCTCGCCTCGAACGCGATACGACCCCTCGAAGCCGTCGACGCGACGGGAGCGGTCGGTATCGACTCGACCTGACGGGGTTCGAGTCTGCGTCCCCGCCTACCGCTCTCTCACGACCGTCCGGGTCCGCTCGGCGTCGATGCCGAACAGGAAGCCGGCGAGAAACAGGAGCTCGTTGCCCAGATAATACTGCTGAATCACGTAGTCGACGAGGCCGATATCCGGTGCGGCCACGCCGAAGACGACCAACAGGAGCGCGATGATCGCCGCGAGGCCGGCGACCGCTCGGACGACGACGCCCGAGATGAGTCCGACCACGAACACCACGACCGCAGCGAGGAGACTCATCGCGCACCGACCAGTGACGTGTGAGTGCCGCGCGCCTCGGCCGAGACCGGTCTGTCAGCACTCACACCGGGGGTCGCGTCGAACGCGGGTCCGCTCCGTCCGAATTCGAAACGTAGCATTGTGATTCCTCGACGAGTTAGACGGCCCGGCCTCGCTTAACGGCGCGGTGTCGTTCTCGTCTCCGGGGTAGTTCGAGGGGCGAATCGCATCCGGGCTCGCGTTGTCTCGCGCCTCGGACCGTCTCGGGTTTCGAGAAACGGATGTCGAGGCTATCGTCTCACGGCCCGTACCGCACATCGTGAGCTGAGATGACTTCCATACTCATCGTGTACGGCACCGGTGAGGGACAGACCGCGAAGGTGGCGGCGTTCGTCGAGTCGGTGCTCGCGGACCGGGGGTTCGACGTGACGACGCGACACGTCTTCGAGACGGACGACGCGGACATCGAGGCGTTCGACGCCGTGTTGGTCGGGTCGTCCGTCAACAACCGCGCGCACCGACCGGAGGTGGTGGCGTTCGTCGAGCGACACCGGGAGACGCTGGCGACGCTGCCGACGGGGTTCTTCCAGCTATCGCTCGCCTCGGCGGTGTCGACGAAGTGGGCGCGCGACGGCGCCCTCGGGTTCGTCGACGGGCTGACCGAATCGACCGGGTGGGCGCCGGACCGCGTCGGTCTGTTCGCTGGCGCGCTGACGTTCTCTCGGTACGGCAGAGCGCAGCGAACCCTGTTCAAACTCGCGGCGATCGTGATGGGTCTCGACGGCGACACCACGCGCGATTACGAGTACACCGACTGGGCCGATGTGGAGCGGTTCGCAGTCGAGTTCGGGGAGTTCGTCGAACGCGAGGTCGCGGAGCACGAGCGCTCCTGCATGGAGTGTGGGCATCGCGCGCGGAGGACCGGTCGCTCCGCGGTCCGTTCGGTGGC
This Halogeometricum sp. S3BR5-2 DNA region includes the following protein-coding sequences:
- a CDS encoding hemolysin family protein is translated as MVDFLSVGGVVLALFLVVMNGVFVAAEFALVKVRPTQIDALAEEGKAGASLVQDAIDNLDGYLAVSQLGITLSSLGLGWVGEPAVAALIEPVLGSYLPEGSVHFVAFALGFGFITFLHVVFGELAPKTFAIQEATRISLLVAPLMKFFYYVFMPGIIVFNGTANRFTRLFGVSPASEGEESHSEEEIRMILARSEETGRIDFEEVEMIESVFELGDTVAREIMVPRPDVETIRASMPLSELRTVAARGRFTRYLVLEDDGDQVVGFVHVKDLLRADEREADESLTAGDLAREVLAVPETRRIDEILTDFQARGEGQMAVVIDEWGVFEGIVTIEDVLEEIVGDIRDEFDAPTEEPSIEKRSEGVYVVDGGVPVQHVNDRLNTAFESDDVETIGGFVFSLLGRVPEVGDEVEREGRLLRVEATEDARIERLSIRRSESDPNRKTDGDDPDGAGDDDGREADDDGTVRAGT
- a CDS encoding DUF5518 domain-containing protein — protein: MDKRAVLVGGTVSALLALLSVLLAGIAAAGFWGTAAGVIVAVRARDTTDGLFDGALAGLIGGVGTVGVVLLLMTLEAFVLTGSWSASTSIGAYFSVATMFILIPLFVFEGMVTGAIGTYLREKMSQRKSTIATK
- a CDS encoding HVO_0649 family zinc finger protein — encoded protein: MSYQSRLGTTTLDSLRERYNETRMRCTACGYLDADGEWTAATTGGEISYEHVCPSCDHVDEVVIKRQTGKE
- a CDS encoding flavodoxin domain-containing protein translates to MTSILIVYGTGEGQTAKVAAFVESVLADRGFDVTTRHVFETDDADIEAFDAVLVGSSVNNRAHRPEVVAFVERHRETLATLPTGFFQLSLASAVSTKWARDGALGFVDGLTESTGWAPDRVGLFAGALTFSRYGRAQRTLFKLAAIVMGLDGDTTRDYEYTDWADVERFAVEFGEFVEREVAEHERSCMECGHRARRTGRSAVRSVALSARRPRASPTGR